The following are encoded in a window of Streptomyces sp. 11x1 genomic DNA:
- the ngcE gene encoding N-acetylglucosamine/diacetylchitobiose ABC transporter substrate-binding protein, protein MGSTTAEPDHGPEGTGTTHPEGVGRRDLIKRSAALGLITVPTMSFLSACASGGGGDDTSEDTQGESSESNPFGVKKGSKLDVVIFKGGYGDAYAKAWEASFQKKWGVTSTHTGTQEITGKLQPRFNAGNPPDIVDDSGAQQIPIDVLYKNDQLLDLAAVLDAPSIDDPAKKVRDTLIPGTLDAGMQEDKVVALNYIYTVWGLWYSGKLFKENGWEEPKTWADFLTICKEAKAKGIGGLAHQGKYPYYINVAIMDLIAKTGGLEAMKAIDNLDPKAFVGSDAAKAGVEAIYEVVEKGYLMPGTNGLTHTESQTRWNQYKAVFITSGSWLENEQLKQTPDDFDMTFMPMPLLPDSVMPFEAIRAGSGEPFIIPAKAKNLPAAQEFMRMMLSKEWSTLFAKEANSLTILKDGVDAGVQLRPGTQSTVEASKAAGDNTFRYLYTEWYSEMDTAIQNASNELMAKRIQPAEWLKRAQAAVDKQAKDPDSKKNRRD, encoded by the coding sequence ATGGGATCCACTACCGCTGAGCCCGACCACGGCCCCGAGGGCACCGGCACCACCCACCCCGAGGGCGTCGGCCGCCGCGATCTGATCAAGCGGTCCGCCGCGCTGGGCCTGATCACCGTCCCCACGATGAGCTTCCTGTCGGCGTGTGCCAGCGGGGGCGGCGGGGACGACACCTCCGAGGACACCCAGGGCGAGTCCTCCGAGTCGAACCCCTTCGGCGTCAAGAAGGGCAGCAAGCTCGACGTCGTCATCTTCAAGGGCGGCTACGGCGACGCCTACGCCAAGGCCTGGGAGGCCTCCTTCCAGAAGAAGTGGGGGGTCACCTCCACCCACACCGGAACCCAGGAGATCACCGGCAAGCTCCAGCCCCGGTTCAACGCGGGCAACCCGCCGGACATCGTCGACGACTCCGGCGCCCAGCAGATCCCGATCGACGTCCTCTACAAGAACGACCAGCTCCTCGACCTCGCCGCGGTGCTGGACGCCCCCTCGATCGACGACCCGGCCAAGAAGGTCCGCGACACCCTCATCCCCGGCACGCTCGACGCGGGCATGCAGGAGGACAAGGTCGTCGCCCTCAACTACATCTACACGGTGTGGGGCCTGTGGTACTCCGGCAAGCTCTTCAAGGAGAACGGCTGGGAGGAGCCCAAGACCTGGGCGGACTTCCTCACCATCTGCAAGGAGGCCAAGGCCAAGGGCATCGGCGGCCTCGCCCACCAGGGCAAGTACCCGTACTACATCAACGTCGCCATCATGGACCTGATCGCCAAGACCGGCGGACTGGAGGCCATGAAGGCGATCGACAACCTCGACCCGAAGGCGTTCGTCGGCTCCGACGCCGCGAAGGCCGGCGTCGAGGCGATCTACGAGGTCGTCGAGAAGGGCTATCTGATGCCCGGCACGAACGGCCTCACCCACACCGAGTCCCAGACCCGCTGGAACCAGTACAAGGCCGTGTTCATCACCTCCGGCTCCTGGCTGGAGAACGAGCAGCTCAAGCAGACCCCGGACGACTTCGACATGACGTTCATGCCGATGCCGCTGCTGCCGGACAGCGTGATGCCGTTCGAGGCGATCCGGGCCGGCTCCGGCGAGCCGTTCATCATCCCGGCCAAGGCCAAGAACCTGCCGGCCGCCCAGGAGTTCATGCGGATGATGCTCTCCAAGGAATGGTCGACCCTGTTCGCCAAGGAGGCCAACTCGCTGACCATCCTCAAGGACGGCGTCGACGCCGGCGTGCAACTGCGGCCGGGCACGCAGTCGACGGTCGAGGCATCCAAGGCCGCCGGTGACAATACGTTCCGTTACCTGTACACCGAGTGGTACAGCGAGATGGACACGGCGATCCAGAACGCGTCGAACGAACTGATGGCGAAGCGGATCCAGCCGGCCGAGTGGTTGAAGCGGGCGCAGGCCGCGGTGGACAAGCAGGCGAAGGACCCGGATTCCAAGAAGAACCGCCGGGACTAG
- a CDS encoding GH92 family glycosyl hydrolase — MRHGRSSTAVFGAVAFALVMASQGAAVALPDRPAAGAREFGSSFEPDDPAPDWISTVDTAPDGSPRASGVDGGYTTGIPGDITDRVTEVRASGENTDGGEVKENLVDGESATKWLTFQPTGWAEFDLAGPAEVVTYALTSANDFETRDPRDWTLKGSTDGKEWKTLDTRSGESFAERFQTKSYDIPQGAVAGYRHFRLDITRNNGASMITQLADVRFSTGGGQAPPPKEMLSLVDRGPSGSATAKAGAGFTGKRALRYAGRHTADGPAHSYNKIFDVDVAVERDTELAYRIFPSLADGDLDYDATNVSVDLVFTDGTSLSELGAVDGHGFPLSPRGQGAAKVLYVNQWNDVVARIGSVAAGRTVDRILVAYDSPKGPARFRGWLDDVTLRVRAPERPKAHLSDYAVTTRGTNSSGGFSRGNNFPATAVPHGFNFWTPVTNAGSLSWLYDYARGNNADNLPTVQAFSASHEPSPWMGDRQTFQVMPSAATGTPELSRTSRALAFRHENETARPYYYGVRFENGVRAEMAPTDHAAALRFTYPGDDASVIFDNVTDQAGLTLDKDAGVVTGFSDVKSGLSTGATRLFVYGVFDAPVTDGGSTGVKGHLRFDAGADRTVTLRLATSLISLDQAKDNLRQEIPEGTSFTTVKNRARAQWDRVLGKVEVEGATPDQLTTLYSNLYRLYLYPNSGFEKVGSTYRYASPFSPMTGPDTPTRTGAKIVDGKVYVNNGFWDTYRTTWPAYALLTPDKAGEMVDGFVQQYKDGGWTSRWSSPGYADLMTGTSSDVAFADAYVKGVDFDARSAYEAALKNATVVPPSAGVGRKGMATSPFLGYTSTDTHEGLSWALEGYLNDYGIARMGQALYRKTGEKRYREEAAYFLDRARDYVELFDGKAGFFQGRDGTGAWRVDSASYDPRVWGHDYTETNGWGYAFTAPQDSKGLANLYGGRGGLARKLDTYFSTPETASPELVGSYPGVIHEMTEARDVRMGMYGHSNQVAHHAIYMYDAAGQPWKTQEKVREVLSRLYVGSDIGQGYHGDEDNGEQSAWYLFSALGFYPLVMGSGEYAVGSPLFTKATVHLENGRDLVVEAPRNSARNVYVQGLKVNGKAWTSTALPHSLLSRGGVLRFDMGPEPSRWGTGESAAPVSITKDDKVPSPRSDAIEGDGELFDDTSSTKASVGTVTLPTPARTRAVQYTLTSADRTEAPAGWTLQASTDGRTWKTLDRRSGESFAWDRQTRAFSVPAPRAYDHYRLVLDDTATLAEVELLS; from the coding sequence ATGCGGCACGGAAGGAGTTCCACGGCGGTGTTCGGCGCCGTCGCGTTCGCTCTGGTGATGGCCTCGCAGGGGGCGGCCGTGGCGTTACCGGACCGGCCGGCGGCCGGTGCGCGGGAGTTCGGCTCCTCGTTCGAACCGGACGACCCGGCCCCGGACTGGATCAGCACGGTCGACACCGCCCCGGACGGCTCCCCCCGGGCCTCGGGCGTCGACGGCGGCTACACCACCGGCATTCCGGGCGACATCACCGACCGGGTCACCGAGGTCCGGGCCAGCGGCGAGAACACCGACGGCGGTGAGGTGAAGGAGAACCTCGTCGACGGCGAGTCCGCCACCAAGTGGCTCACCTTCCAGCCCACCGGCTGGGCCGAGTTCGACCTCGCCGGACCGGCCGAGGTGGTGACCTACGCGCTCACGTCGGCGAACGACTTCGAGACCCGCGACCCGAGGGACTGGACCCTCAAGGGCTCCACCGACGGCAAGGAGTGGAAGACCCTCGACACCCGCTCCGGCGAGAGCTTCGCGGAACGGTTCCAGACGAAGTCGTACGACATCCCCCAGGGCGCGGTGGCCGGGTACCGGCACTTCCGGCTCGACATCACCCGGAACAACGGCGCCTCGATGATCACCCAGCTCGCCGATGTGCGGTTCTCCACGGGCGGCGGGCAGGCGCCCCCGCCGAAGGAGATGCTGTCGCTGGTCGACCGGGGCCCGAGCGGATCCGCGACCGCGAAGGCCGGCGCGGGCTTCACCGGCAAGCGGGCCCTGCGGTACGCGGGCCGCCACACCGCGGACGGGCCGGCCCACTCGTACAACAAGATCTTCGACGTGGACGTGGCCGTCGAGCGCGACACCGAGCTGGCCTACCGGATCTTCCCGTCGCTGGCGGACGGCGACCTGGACTACGACGCCACGAACGTCTCGGTCGACCTGGTCTTCACCGACGGCACCTCCCTCAGCGAGCTGGGAGCGGTGGACGGCCACGGCTTTCCGCTGTCGCCGCGCGGGCAGGGCGCGGCGAAGGTGCTGTACGTCAACCAGTGGAACGACGTGGTCGCGCGGATCGGGTCGGTCGCGGCCGGGCGGACCGTGGACCGGATCCTGGTGGCGTACGACTCCCCGAAGGGCCCGGCGCGGTTCCGCGGCTGGCTCGACGACGTGACGCTGCGGGTCCGGGCGCCCGAGCGGCCGAAGGCGCATCTCTCCGACTACGCGGTGACCACCCGGGGGACGAACTCCAGCGGCGGCTTCTCCCGCGGCAACAACTTCCCGGCGACGGCGGTGCCCCATGGCTTCAACTTCTGGACGCCGGTGACCAACGCGGGTTCCCTGAGTTGGCTGTACGACTACGCGCGGGGCAACAACGCGGACAACCTGCCGACCGTCCAGGCGTTCAGCGCCAGTCATGAGCCGAGCCCCTGGATGGGCGACCGGCAGACCTTCCAGGTGATGCCCTCGGCGGCCACCGGGACACCCGAACTGAGCCGTACATCCCGGGCGTTGGCCTTCCGGCACGAGAACGAGACGGCCCGGCCCTACTACTACGGGGTGCGCTTCGAGAACGGTGTCAGGGCCGAGATGGCACCCACGGACCACGCGGCGGCGCTGCGCTTCACCTACCCCGGCGACGACGCGAGCGTGATCTTCGACAATGTGACCGACCAGGCGGGGCTGACCCTGGACAAGGACGCCGGGGTCGTCACCGGGTTTTCGGATGTGAAGTCCGGGCTGTCCACGGGCGCGACCCGGCTCTTCGTGTACGGAGTCTTCGACGCGCCGGTCACGGACGGCGGCTCGACCGGGGTGAAGGGCCACCTCCGCTTCGACGCGGGCGCGGACCGCACGGTGACGCTGCGACTCGCCACCTCCCTCATCAGCCTGGACCAGGCCAAGGACAACCTGCGCCAGGAGATCCCCGAGGGCACCTCTTTCACGACGGTGAAGAACCGGGCGCGGGCGCAGTGGGACCGCGTCCTCGGGAAGGTGGAGGTCGAGGGCGCGACCCCCGACCAGCTGACCACGCTCTACTCGAACCTCTACCGGCTGTATCTGTACCCCAACTCCGGCTTCGAGAAGGTGGGTTCGACCTACCGGTACGCCTCGCCGTTCTCCCCGATGACCGGCCCGGACACCCCGACCCGCACCGGCGCGAAGATCGTCGACGGCAAGGTCTACGTCAACAACGGCTTCTGGGACACCTACCGGACCACCTGGCCCGCGTACGCGCTGCTGACGCCCGACAAGGCCGGCGAGATGGTCGACGGTTTCGTACAGCAGTACAAGGACGGGGGCTGGACCTCCCGGTGGTCCTCCCCCGGCTACGCGGACCTGATGACCGGCACCTCCTCGGACGTGGCGTTCGCGGACGCATACGTCAAGGGTGTGGACTTCGACGCGCGGTCGGCGTACGAGGCGGCCCTGAAGAACGCCACCGTCGTGCCGCCGTCGGCGGGCGTCGGCCGCAAGGGCATGGCCACCTCCCCCTTCCTCGGCTACACCAGCACCGACACCCACGAGGGCCTGTCCTGGGCGCTGGAGGGCTACCTCAACGACTACGGCATCGCGCGCATGGGCCAGGCGCTGTACCGGAAGACCGGCGAGAAGCGCTACCGGGAGGAGGCGGCGTACTTCCTCGACAGGGCCCGCGACTACGTCGAGCTGTTCGACGGGAAGGCCGGGTTCTTCCAGGGCCGCGACGGCACCGGTGCCTGGCGGGTCGACTCCGCGTCCTACGACCCCCGGGTCTGGGGCCACGACTACACCGAGACCAACGGCTGGGGGTACGCCTTCACCGCACCGCAGGACAGCAAGGGCCTGGCCAACCTGTACGGCGGTCGCGGCGGGCTGGCGAGGAAGCTGGACACCTACTTCTCCACCCCGGAGACGGCCTCCCCCGAGCTCGTCGGCTCCTATCCCGGGGTCATCCACGAGATGACCGAGGCCCGTGACGTCCGGATGGGCATGTACGGCCACTCCAACCAGGTCGCCCACCACGCGATCTACATGTACGACGCGGCCGGGCAGCCCTGGAAGACCCAGGAGAAGGTCCGCGAGGTGCTCTCCCGCCTCTACGTCGGCAGCGACATCGGCCAGGGCTACCACGGCGACGAGGACAACGGCGAGCAGTCCGCCTGGTACCTCTTCTCCGCGCTCGGCTTCTACCCGCTGGTGATGGGCAGCGGCGAGTACGCCGTCGGCTCCCCGCTGTTCACCAAGGCGACCGTCCACCTGGAGAACGGCAGGGACCTGGTCGTCGAGGCCCCGAGGAACAGCGCCAGGAACGTGTACGTGCAGGGTCTGAAGGTCAACGGCAAGGCCTGGACGTCCACCGCACTGCCGCACTCGCTCCTCTCACGCGGGGGTGTGCTGAGGTTCGACATGGGACCGGAGCCCTCCCGCTGGGGCACGGGGGAGAGCGCGGCCCCGGTGTCGATCACGAAGGACGACAAGGTGCCCTCTCCGCGCAGCGACGCGATCGAGGGCGACGGGGAGCTGTTCGACGACACCTCGTCGACGAAGGCGTCCGTGGGGACGGTGACGCTGCCGACTCCCGCCCGGACCAGGGCGGTCCAGTACACGCTGACCTCCGCCGACCGCACCGAGGCCCCGGCCGGCTGGACCCTCCAGGCGTCCACGGACGGCAGGACCTGGAAGACCCTCGACCGGCGCTCCGGCGAATCCTTCGCCTGGGACCGCCAGACCCGGGCCTTCTCCGTACCGGCCCCGAGGGCGTACGACCACTACCGGCTCGTCCTCGACGACACGGCGACGCTCGCGGAGGTGGAGCTGCTGTCCTGA
- a CDS encoding lytic polysaccharide monooxygenase, with translation MRVTIPRSTLPRRHQALLLVLLALVTTIPALGLVVTAGSGKAEAHGTPMKPGSRTFLCWQDGLTDTGEIEPINPACRSAQQVSGTTPFYNWFSVLRSDGAGRTRGFVPDGQLCSGGNTNFTGFNTPSADWPLTHLTSGATVDFSYNAWAAHPGWFYVYITKDGFDPTKTLTWNDMEAQPFLSVDHPPLNGSPGTVEANYSWRGQLPANKSGRHIIYMVWQRSDSQETFYSCSDVVFDGGNGEVTGIKQPGDPTDPVPGECAATRRTTGSWNGGYQSEVVVTNTGDVPMLGWMVNWTLPAGQKVDSLWSGSATYTGQDVMVHNANWNGSLDPGGTATFGYVVQGPGGDPATTLPCRVG, from the coding sequence ATGCGCGTGACAATTCCACGATCGACGCTGCCCCGACGCCACCAGGCCCTCCTCCTCGTCCTGCTCGCCCTCGTGACCACGATCCCGGCGCTCGGTCTCGTCGTCACCGCCGGCAGCGGCAAGGCGGAGGCGCACGGCACTCCGATGAAGCCCGGCAGCCGTACGTTCCTGTGCTGGCAGGACGGGCTGACCGACACCGGGGAGATCGAACCGATCAACCCGGCCTGTCGTTCCGCGCAGCAGGTCAGCGGGACGACGCCGTTCTACAACTGGTTCTCCGTGCTCCGCTCGGACGGCGCCGGCCGGACCCGTGGCTTCGTCCCGGACGGTCAGCTGTGCAGCGGTGGCAACACCAACTTCACCGGGTTCAACACGCCCAGCGCCGACTGGCCGTTGACCCATCTCACCTCCGGAGCGACCGTCGACTTCTCGTACAACGCGTGGGCGGCGCACCCGGGTTGGTTCTACGTCTACATCACCAAGGACGGCTTCGACCCGACGAAGACGCTCACCTGGAACGACATGGAGGCACAGCCGTTCCTGAGCGTCGACCACCCGCCACTGAACGGCAGCCCGGGCACGGTCGAGGCCAACTATTCCTGGCGGGGCCAACTGCCCGCGAACAAGTCGGGCCGCCACATCATCTACATGGTCTGGCAGCGTTCGGACAGCCAGGAGACCTTCTACTCCTGCTCCGACGTCGTCTTCGACGGGGGCAACGGCGAGGTGACCGGGATCAAGCAGCCCGGCGACCCCACCGACCCGGTGCCGGGGGAGTGCGCCGCGACCCGGCGTACGACGGGCAGTTGGAACGGCGGCTACCAGTCCGAGGTCGTCGTCACCAACACCGGCGACGTGCCGATGCTCGGCTGGATGGTCAACTGGACACTGCCGGCCGGGCAGAAGGTCGACAGCCTTTGGAGCGGCAGCGCGACCTACACCGGACAGGACGTGATGGTGCACAACGCGAACTGGAACGGGTCGCTGGATCCCGGTGGAACCGCCACCTTCGGCTATGTGGTGCAAGGGCCGGGAGGTGATCCCGCGACCACGCTGCCCTGCCGGGTGGGCTGA
- a CDS encoding IS110 family transposase: MRPAHLLRGARAGVGVEAVDTSAHVMHCAGLRDRPALSAEHRTAIHALRSTAQRMRHPQAEAREREKELLQLVHEDAPELLELPGIGAITGAQVLVSRPHQGRFRSEAAFASFAEVTVIPASSGLTDKHRLNRGGDRRLNRAMHTIILIRTRLDRATKTYVARPVSEG; this comes from the coding sequence ATGCGACCCGCTCATCTGCTCCGCGGAGCCCGAGCGGGGGTTGGCGTCGAGGCCGTCGACACCTCGGCACACGTGATGCACTGCGCGGGCCTCCGTGATCGCCCCGCGCTGTCCGCCGAGCACCGCACAGCCATCCATGCACTGCGTTCCACCGCTCAGCGCATGCGCCATCCGCAGGCCGAGGCACGCGAACGGGAGAAAGAGCTCCTCCAGCTCGTTCACGAAGATGCGCCGGAGCTGCTGGAGTTGCCTGGCATCGGCGCGATCACTGGGGCACAGGTCCTGGTCAGCCGGCCGCACCAGGGCCGATTCCGCTCCGAAGCGGCCTTCGCCTCCTTCGCAGAGGTCACAGTGATCCCCGCCTCCTCGGGTCTGACCGACAAACACCGGCTCAACCGGGGCGGCGACCGCCGGCTGAACCGAGCCATGCACACCATCATCCTGATCAGGACGCGACTGGACCGCGCCACGAAGACGTACGTCGCCCGCCCTGTCAGCGAAGGCTAG